The Erpetoichthys calabaricus chromosome 13, fErpCal1.3, whole genome shotgun sequence genome has a window encoding:
- the LOC127530003 gene encoding uncharacterized protein LOC127530003 translates to MEHPAGKPVILPSSFQGSPRNMQQHYQDAMAIVRKFVKPDLFITMTCNPKWTEITTNLMPWQRVEHRPDLVARVFRLKLNNLLEDIKNRSLSGTVKAIIHVIEFQKKGLPHAHILLILDDDSKIRTEYDIDKIVKAEIPNRDTSPRLFQIVIRNMIHTPCGNRNPNSPCMVNGKCSKGFPKDFQDVTLGNINGYPKYMRRKTSELQIIPGCPIDNSWVVPYNPYLCLRYNCHINVEICATVKSFNYLFKYVYKGHDCANVSISERNDHDETRMYVDSRYVSAPEAMWRIFCFPMHNQSHTICRLPVHLEHEQTVCFHAGNELQAAKRAATKDTKLNTWFKLNQNDHSAHQWKY, encoded by the coding sequence ATGGAGCACCCTGCTGGAAAACCTGTTATTCTACCATCTTCCTTTCAAGGCAGCCCACGAAATATGCAACAACATTACCAAGATGCAATGGCTATCGTAAGAAAGTTTGTAAAACCTGATCTATTTATCACTATgacctgcaatcctaaatggacagAAATTACAACTAATCTTATGCCATGGCAAAGAGTGGAACATCGTCCTGATTTAGTTGCAAGAGTCTTTAGACTTAAACTAAATAACCTGCTAGAAGATATCAAGAATAGATCTCTATCTGGAACTGTTAAAGCAATTATCCACGTTATCGAGTTTCAGAAGAAAGGTTTGCCACACGCCCATATATTATTAATACTTGATGATGATTCCAAAATCCGCACAGAATATGACATCGATAAAATAGTAAAAGCTGAAATTCCAAACCGTGACACTTCTCCACGTCTCTTTCAAATTGTTATCAGAAATATGATTCATACACCATGTGGCAATAGAAATCCAAACAGTCCATGTATGGTTAATGGCAAATGTTCAAAAGGCTTCCCCAAAGACTTCCAAGATGTTACACTTGGAAATATAAATGGATATCCTAAGTATATGAGACGAAAGACAAGTGAATTGCAAATTATTCCAGGTTGTCCAATTGACAATAGCTGGGTCGTACCATACAATCCTTATTTATGTTTACGATacaactgccatataaatgtTGAAATCTGCGCTACAGTAAAAAGCTTTAATTATCTATTCAAATATGTTTACAAGGGCCACGATTGTGCTAATGTCTCAATATCTGAAAGAAATGATCACGATGAGACTCGAATGTATGTGGATTCACGGTACGTCAGTGCTCCAGAGGCTATGtggagaatattttgctttccaATGCACAATCAGAGCCACACGATATGTCGCTTGCCAGTTCATTTGGAGCACGAACAAACTGTCTGTTTTCATGCAGGTAATGAGCTCCAAGCGGCAAAGAGAGCAGCCACAAAAGATACTAAACTTAACACATGGTTTAAACTCAATCAAAACGATCACAGTGCTCACCAGTGGAAGTATTAG